In a single window of the Silurus meridionalis isolate SWU-2019-XX chromosome 8, ASM1480568v1, whole genome shotgun sequence genome:
- the atp6v1c2 gene encoding V-type proton ATPase subunit C 1-B isoform X1: protein MAEFWLIAVPTDKISSQSLEKLKRATNKASLGNYFRFHIPELKVGSLDVLLSVSDDLSRLDSYTEGVLRKTTQCMADLMEQSESSDKLMENALANGDFSPEPKAFQKVSQSPKKMFFQALRVNMTTYTTKFQWDRAKYATALPLKTLYDLIFKQVAQVETEMKSRNAAFNEVKLKLQSLDKKAEESLHTRPLTGIVKKEDLVLNSEYLTTLLVVVPRLCIRQWENTYESMSKFVVPRSSRKLLEEEDAGIFTVTLFKNTVNEFKANAKKHKFVVREFNIEEAEKQQQEIRRLKIDKKDQYGVFVRWLKVNINEVFVAWIHIKAIRVFVESVLRYGLPVSFQTLLLQPQKKHVKRLREELNSVFKHLDPMAMTGKSELGLDFAEVNIGQQEYYSYIYYPISINIVESS, encoded by the exons ATGGCAGAGTTCTGGCTGATTGCAGTTCCAACGGACAAAATCAGTTCACAGTCTCTGGAAAAGCTTAAAAGGGCCACGAACAAAGCCAGCCTGGGAAACTACTTCAGATTTCACATCCCAGAGCTGAAG GTAGGTTCACTGGATGTGTTGCTTAGTGTGTCTGATGACCTCTCCAGACTGGACTCCTACACAGAAGG TGTGCTCCGAAAAACGACTCAGTGTATGGCAGATCTCATGGAACAATCCGAATCCAGTGACAAGCTCATGGAGAATGCGCTGGCTAATGGAG ATTTCTCACCAGAGCCAAAGGCATTTCAGAAAGTTTCACAGTCaccaaagaaaatgttttttcaagCCTTGAGAG TGAATATGACTACATACACAACAAAGTTCCAGTGGGACAGAGCCAAATATGCCACCGCCCTCCCGCTGAAAACACTCTATGACCTTATCTTCAAG caagTGGCCCAGGTCGAGACGGAGATGAAGTCTCGTAATGCTGCGTTCAATGAGGTGAAACTCAAACTGCAATCCCTTGACAAAAAAGCAGA GGAAAGTCTGCACACTAGACCGTTGACTGGCATTGTGAAAAAGGAGGACTTGGTTCTCAACTCTGAGTATCTCACCACTTTACTGGTTGTGGTGCCTAG GCTGTGCATTCGGCAGTGGGAAAACACCTACGAATCTATGTCAAAATTTGTGGTTCCTCGCTCTAGCAG GAAGCTGTTGGAGGAAGAGGATGCTGGTATTTTTACAGTGACACTATTCAAGAACACCGTCAACGAATTCAAAGCCAATGCTAAAAAGCACAA ATTCGTTGTGCGAGAATTCAACATAGAAGAAGCAGAGAAGCAACAACAGGAGATCCGACGCCTCAAAATTGATAAGAAAGACCAGTAT GGAGTCTTTGTGCGCTGGCTGAAGGTGAAtattaatgaagtatttgtgGCCTGGATCCACATTAAGGCTATCAGAGTGTTCGTTGAGTCAGTCCTCAG GTATGGCCTGCCGGTTAGTTTCCAGACTCTCCTGCTCCAGCCACAGAAGAAGCATGTAAAACGGTTACGAGAGGAGCTCAATTCTGTATTCAAACACCTGGACCCAATGGCTATGACAGGAAAATCGGAA ttgGGACTTGACTTTGCAGAGGTTAACATAGGACAACAGGAATACTATTCCTACATCTATTACCCAATCAGCATTAACATAGTGGAATCCAGCTAG
- the atp6v1c2 gene encoding V-type proton ATPase subunit C 1-A isoform X2, which yields MAEFWLIAVPTDKISSQSLEKLKRATNKASLGNYFRFHIPELKVGSLDVLLSVSDDLSRLDSYTEGVLRKTTQCMADLMEQSESSDKLMENALANGDFSPEPKAFQKVSQSPKKMFFQALRVNMTTYTTKFQWDRAKYATALPLKTLYDLIFKQVAQVETEMKSRNAAFNEVKLKLQSLDKKAEESLHTRPLTGIVKKEDLVLNSEYLTTLLVVVPRKLLEEEDAGIFTVTLFKNTVNEFKANAKKHKFVVREFNIEEAEKQQQEIRRLKIDKKDQYGVFVRWLKVNINEVFVAWIHIKAIRVFVESVLRYGLPVSFQTLLLQPQKKHVKRLREELNSVFKHLDPMAMTGKSELGLDFAEVNIGQQEYYSYIYYPISINIVESS from the exons ATGGCAGAGTTCTGGCTGATTGCAGTTCCAACGGACAAAATCAGTTCACAGTCTCTGGAAAAGCTTAAAAGGGCCACGAACAAAGCCAGCCTGGGAAACTACTTCAGATTTCACATCCCAGAGCTGAAG GTAGGTTCACTGGATGTGTTGCTTAGTGTGTCTGATGACCTCTCCAGACTGGACTCCTACACAGAAGG TGTGCTCCGAAAAACGACTCAGTGTATGGCAGATCTCATGGAACAATCCGAATCCAGTGACAAGCTCATGGAGAATGCGCTGGCTAATGGAG ATTTCTCACCAGAGCCAAAGGCATTTCAGAAAGTTTCACAGTCaccaaagaaaatgttttttcaagCCTTGAGAG TGAATATGACTACATACACAACAAAGTTCCAGTGGGACAGAGCCAAATATGCCACCGCCCTCCCGCTGAAAACACTCTATGACCTTATCTTCAAG caagTGGCCCAGGTCGAGACGGAGATGAAGTCTCGTAATGCTGCGTTCAATGAGGTGAAACTCAAACTGCAATCCCTTGACAAAAAAGCAGA GGAAAGTCTGCACACTAGACCGTTGACTGGCATTGTGAAAAAGGAGGACTTGGTTCTCAACTCTGAGTATCTCACCACTTTACTGGTTGTGGTGCCTAG GAAGCTGTTGGAGGAAGAGGATGCTGGTATTTTTACAGTGACACTATTCAAGAACACCGTCAACGAATTCAAAGCCAATGCTAAAAAGCACAA ATTCGTTGTGCGAGAATTCAACATAGAAGAAGCAGAGAAGCAACAACAGGAGATCCGACGCCTCAAAATTGATAAGAAAGACCAGTAT GGAGTCTTTGTGCGCTGGCTGAAGGTGAAtattaatgaagtatttgtgGCCTGGATCCACATTAAGGCTATCAGAGTGTTCGTTGAGTCAGTCCTCAG GTATGGCCTGCCGGTTAGTTTCCAGACTCTCCTGCTCCAGCCACAGAAGAAGCATGTAAAACGGTTACGAGAGGAGCTCAATTCTGTATTCAAACACCTGGACCCAATGGCTATGACAGGAAAATCGGAA ttgGGACTTGACTTTGCAGAGGTTAACATAGGACAACAGGAATACTATTCCTACATCTATTACCCAATCAGCATTAACATAGTGGAATCCAGCTAG